A stretch of the Streptosporangium sp. NBC_01755 genome encodes the following:
- a CDS encoding RNA polymerase-binding protein RbpA, with protein MGSGNAIRGSRVGAGPMGEAERGEAAPRVRVPFWCANMHETRPSFASDAAVPEFWDCPRCGLPAGQDEANPPAPPRNEPYKTHLAYVKERRSDKDGAQILAEALERLRSSSRPIY; from the coding sequence GTGGGTAGTGGCAACGCGATCCGTGGCAGCCGTGTCGGTGCCGGCCCGATGGGGGAGGCGGAGCGTGGCGAGGCGGCCCCCCGCGTGCGGGTCCCTTTCTGGTGCGCGAACATGCATGAGACGCGCCCCAGTTTCGCCAGCGACGCGGCCGTTCCCGAGTTCTGGGACTGCCCCCGGTGTGGTCTCCCCGCAGGTCAGGACGAGGCCAACCCGCCCGCGCCGCCGCGTAACGAGCCTTACAAGACGCACCTCGCGTATGTGAAGGAGCGTCGCAGCGACAAGGACGGTGCGCAGATCCTGGCTGAGGCCCTGGAGCGGCTGCGCTCCTCCTCGCGCCCGATCTACTAG
- the secG gene encoding preprotein translocase subunit SecG: MTIGISIALILSSLLMMLLVLLHKGKGGGLSDLFGGGFSSSFGGSSVVERNLDRLTVITGVVWFICIIALGLLLRP, encoded by the coding sequence GTGACAATCGGAATCTCCATCGCCCTCATCCTGTCGAGCTTGCTGATGATGCTGCTCGTCCTGCTCCACAAGGGCAAGGGCGGCGGTCTCTCGGATCTGTTCGGTGGCGGTTTCTCGTCGTCGTTCGGAGGCTCCTCCGTGGTGGAGCGCAACCTTGACAGGCTCACCGTCATCACCGGTGTGGTCTGGTTCATCTGCATCATCGCGCTGGGCCTGCTCCTGAGGCCCTGA
- the tpiA gene encoding triose-phosphate isomerase — MSTARKPLMAGNWKMNLNHLEAIAHTQKLAFALGDKDFDRVDVAVLPPFTDLRSVQTLVDGDKLRILYGSQDLSQHDGGAYTGEISGAMLAKLGCTFATIGHSERRQYHREDDDVVNAKVQAAYRHSLTPILCVGEGLPVRQAGGQVAFSVAQLEGALRKVTTEQVASIVLAYEPVWAIGTGEVATPDDAQEVCGALRERLAELYDAEVAAGVRILYGGSVKSDNIAGIMAQPDVDGALVGGASLDAGEFVKICRLGELSS, encoded by the coding sequence TCATGGCCGGCAACTGGAAGATGAACCTCAACCACCTTGAGGCCATCGCCCACACCCAGAAGCTCGCCTTCGCGCTGGGTGACAAGGACTTCGACAGGGTCGACGTGGCCGTGCTGCCGCCCTTCACCGACCTGCGCAGTGTGCAGACCCTGGTGGACGGTGACAAGCTGCGGATCCTCTACGGTTCCCAGGACCTGTCGCAGCACGACGGCGGCGCCTACACCGGCGAGATCTCCGGGGCCATGCTCGCCAAGCTCGGTTGCACCTTCGCCACGATCGGGCACTCCGAGCGCCGCCAGTACCACCGCGAGGACGACGACGTCGTCAACGCCAAGGTGCAGGCGGCCTACCGGCACTCGCTCACCCCCATCCTGTGCGTGGGGGAGGGGCTGCCGGTGCGCCAGGCGGGCGGCCAGGTGGCCTTCAGCGTCGCGCAGCTCGAAGGGGCGCTTCGCAAGGTCACCACCGAGCAGGTCGCCTCCATCGTGCTCGCCTACGAGCCGGTATGGGCGATCGGCACCGGCGAGGTGGCCACCCCTGACGACGCGCAGGAGGTCTGCGGGGCGCTCCGGGAGCGACTCGCCGAGCTGTACGACGCCGAAGTGGCCGCTGGGGTCCGTATCCTTTACGGTGGGTCGGTCAAGTCTGACAACATCGCGGGCATCATGGCACAGCCCGATGTCGACGGTGCCCTGGTCGGTGGCGCGAGCCTCGACGCCGGGGAATTTGTCAAGATTTGCCGTCTTGGCGAATTGTCGAGTTGA